A genomic segment from Thermothielavioides terrestris NRRL 8126 chromosome 4, complete sequence encodes:
- a CDS encoding glycoside hydrolase family 16 protein (CAZy_ID 269961) → MRPMIGSLAALLLAGSLAGLPLAAAKHIMIPNTSFNSQSDFDTDWNYLYPWGTDHNGGARMAKSQVTLSGGVLTLTAKPVSGEKPATHGGQQIPIHYLSGAVHAKEHFNVSRGGGYDFSGEFRAPTARGTWPAFWLTAVQGWPPEIDMAEWKGNGKISFNTFNTSSQVRAKDVAYPDPGDFHTILCQVRDENGRDVSAKFYMDGKLVDTQYGKGFVGAPMYL, encoded by the coding sequence ATGAGGCCCATGATCGGCAGCCTCgcagcgctgctgctggccggctcCCTGGCCGGCCTCCCGCTCGCTGCCGCCAAGCACATCATGATCCCCAACACATCCTTCAACTCGCAATCCGACTTCGACACAGATTGGAACTACCTCTACCCCTGGGGCACCGACCACAACGGGGGCGCGCGCATGGCCAAGTCCCAGGTGACGCTCTCGGGCGGCGTGCTCACGCTGACGGCCAAGCCGGTCAGCGGCGAGAAGCCGGCGACGCACGGCGGGCAGCAGATCCCCATCCACTACCTGTCCGGCGCGGTGCACGCCAAGGAGCACTTCAACGTGTCGCGCGGCGGGGGGTACGACTTCTCGGGCGAGTTCCGCGCGCCCACCGCCCGCGGCACGTGGCCGGCCTTCTGGCTGACCGCCGTGCAGGGCTGGCCGCCCGAGATCGACATGGCCGAGTGGAAGGGCAACGGCAAGATCTCGTTCAACACGTTCAACACGTCGTCCCAGGTCCGCGCCAAGGACGTCGCCTACCCGGACCCCGGCGACTTCCACACGATCCTGTGCCAGGTGCGCGACGAGAACGGCCGCGACGTGAGCGCCAAGTTCTACATGGACGGCAAGCTCGTCGACACGCAGTACGGGAAGGGGTTCGTGGGCGCGCCCATGTACCTGTGA